The Thiovulum sp. ES nucleotide sequence GATGCTTCGAGTTCCCCCCGTAAGATCCTCCTTCCGTTTTCGAGGAGTTTTTCCTTGTCGTATATCAAATCCTCCCTTCTGTATCCGGGTCTTTTTCTCTCCTTAACCATGACTATCGCGTCCGTTGGGCAAACCTGGACGCAAAGCTCGCACTGCATGCACGCCTGATAGTCTATATAAAACTCCTTGGCAAAGGTTTTCTTTTTTGTAGTTCCATCGGGCAAAGTTACATTTTCCGTTCCCCTAACTACGGTTATTATTTGAGAGG carries:
- a CDS encoding NADH:ubiquinone oxidoreductase chain I-like protein (TIGRFAM: NADH-quinone oxidoreductase, chain I) encodes the protein MKRMSLLKSAAVNFKHIFKRPFTVMYPDKKREILERWRLGGFALTFNPETGEENCIACQLCQNICPSQIITVVRGTENVTLPDGTTKKKTFAKEFYIDYQACMQCELCVQVCPTDAIVMVKERKRPGYRREDLIYDKEKLLENGRRILRGELEAS